A part of Carassius carassius chromosome 32, fCarCar2.1, whole genome shotgun sequence genomic DNA contains:
- the LOC132112959 gene encoding photoreceptor outer segment membrane glycoprotein 2-like: MAVLPIKFTKTKRDKLAQVLWVLNWISVVTGIILFSLGIFLKVEINKRQDLMAESQLQSVPNMLIAVGLIACMINFLGGKICYDCVDTNKFLRWKLVMLPYIICTFFFTLSVLVGALMCYSMQGQLEEALTLGLRDAMRHYKDTDTPGRCFLKRTVDQLQIQFQCCGNEGYRDWFQIQWVSNRYLDMSQREVVDRLRSNVQGKYLMDGVPFSCCSVNSPRPCIQHQITNNSAHFNYDFQTEELNLWTRGCRQALRDYYTNIMHSVGLTVLIIWLFELSVLTGVRYLQTSLENVLRQGDPECESDGWLLENSFVETARSNLNIIKHLGKFNQINISSNGDPNIDKPPTAHYGPDNVPPKPLPMAS, translated from the exons ATGGCTGTGCTGCCAATAAAATTTACCAAAACCAAGAGAGACAAACTGGCCCAGGTTTTGTGGGTACTAAACTGGATATCTGTAGTAACAGGTATCATCCTCTTTAGCTTGGGCATCTTTCTAAAAGTTGAAATTAACAAGCGGCAGGATCTAATGGCTGAGAGTCAGCTCCAATCCGTGCCAAACATGTTAATTGCCGTGGGACTTATAGCCTGCATGATTAACTTTTTGGGAGGAAAGATCTGCTATGACTGTGTGGACACCAACAAATTCCTACGCTGGAAGTTGGTGATGCTCCCATACATCATTTGCACGTTTTTCTTCACTCTGAGCGTGCTCGTGGGTGCCTTGATGTGCTACAGCATGCAGGGACAGCTGGAGGAAGCCCTAACACTGGGGCTACGGGACGCTATGCGACACTATAAGGACACAGACACACCAGGTCGCTGCTTCTTGAAGCGTACAGTGGACCAGTTGCAGATCCAGTTCCAATGCTGTGGGAACGAGGGCTACAGAGATTGGTTCCAGATCCAGTGGGTCAGCAACCGATATTTGGATATGTCTCAACGGGAAGTGGTAGA CCGTCTGCGAAGCAACGTTCAGGGAAAATACCTCATGGACGGAGTTCCCTTCAGCTGCTGCAGTGTCAACTCTCCTCGGCCATGCATTCAGCACCAAATCACCAATAACTCCGCCCACTTTAATTATGACTTCCAGACAGAGGAGCTCAACCTGTGGACGAGAGGATGTCGTCAGGCTCTGCGAGATTATTACACCAACATCATGCATTCTGTCGGCCTCACGGTTCTGATCATCTGGCTCTTTGAG CTCTCTGTGTTAACGGGGGTCCGTTACCTCCAAACGTCTCTGGAAAACGTGCTGCGGCAGGGGGACCCTGAGTGTGAGTCAGACGGGTGGCTCCTGGAGAACAGCTTTGTGGAGACGGCTCGCTCTAACCTCAACATCATCAAACACCTGGGCAAGTTCAATCAGATCAACATATCAAGCAATGGAGATCCAAACATTGACAAACCACCTACAGCACACTATGGTCCAGACAATGTGCCTCCAAAACCTCTTCCAATGGCCAGTTAG
- the LOC132112960 gene encoding transmembrane protein 179-like, whose amino-acid sequence MPVDNFIFAQCILYFLAFVFGFIAIVPLSENTEDFRGKCLLFTRGMWQNENITVSKQRFIIEEWGPQSSCSFSTAVGIASLILSAVQAWRLLFFICKGHDDSIFNAFLNLLISTLVVFAVFLSSTIVSVGFNLWCDAITEGGSMPSRCEDLQDTDLELGLDNSAFYDQFAIAQFGLWAAWLSWLGITVMAFLKVYHNYRQEDLVDSLIHEKEFLLGRSSRRRSDVVDEKSAMI is encoded by the exons ATGCCTGTGGATAATTTCATATTCGCGCAATGCATCCTTTATTTTTTAGCCTTCGTCTTTGGCTTTATAGCTATTGTACCTCTATCGGAGAACACGGAGGATTTTCGCGGGAAATGTCTGCTTTTCACGCGGGGGATGTGGCAGAACGAGAACATCACGGTGTCTAAGCAGCGCTTCATCATTGAGGAATGGGGACCACAGTCCTCCTGCAGCTTCAGCACCGCCGTCGGCATCGCGTCGCTCATCCTGTCCGCCGTGCAAGCCTGGAGGCTGCTGTTCTTCATCTGCAAAGGCCACGATGA CTCGATCTTCAATGCCTTCCTGAATCTGCTCATCAGCACACTGGTAGTGTTTGCTGTGTTCCTGTCCAGCACAATAGTCAGTGTGGGCTTCAATCTATGGTGTGATGCTATCACAGAAGGAGGCAGTATGCCCAGCCG CTGTGAAGATCTTCAGGACACTGATCTTGAACTAGGGTTGGACAACTCTGCTTTTTATGACCAGTTTGCCATAGCACAG TTTGGGTTGTGGGCGGCCTGGCTGTCTTGGCTCGGTATCACCGTCATGGCCTTTCTGAAGGTCTATCATAACTACCGTCAAGAGGATCTGGTCGACAGTTTGATCCATGAGAAAGAGTTCCTACTCGGACGCTCGTCACGCCGACGCTCTGATGTGGTAGATGAGAAAAGTGCTATGATATGA